A region from the Negativicoccus succinicivorans genome encodes:
- a CDS encoding TolC family protein, with the protein MNYVKIAAVLAAVALVGQGSVFATDNPLSATKKIVNTADALQRESVPTLVDPNEELAPQTLELSLSEAVQIAVVNHYAVHIAEAKWQAANAAVSEIAAKKNPSFDFQFGASKFKEKSQTVAVPHPLGPEHAAKVDATAQAALNALQLVNPGANLTLEDLKKTDLYKALTTQTVPMTFAQDHGFQNTLSVTWPIWTGGRVESAVAAARYGRDAAEWGIYKEEADLKYKVTQGYYQLMEAQHFADIADTAVKNLTEHVKNVTQIYNAGVVARIDVLSSEVALADAREKQIKAQNAVQLARANMSNLLRLPTVTTVVPDTNELPHRAITIQRAQAIDYALAHRWELQQAALNVKASEEKLNVAKAGNKPTVALTANMSWQDKDFPGFENEDWKVAGGVSWPLYDGGATTGKVKGAKADLAAAEETYLQARGQIELDVTQAYLNIGSAEERIQSTAQAVEQAQEAYKIARIRYRAGVGINLDVLDAQLALDQARTNYITALYDYNTGLARLEQAMGVPAVVRYDESGKVIAPIEPITLSNDEAILATHKRQAEQ; encoded by the coding sequence ATGAACTATGTAAAAATTGCCGCGGTACTCGCGGCTGTCGCTTTAGTCGGACAAGGATCGGTATTCGCGACTGATAATCCGCTTTCAGCGACGAAGAAGATCGTCAACACGGCGGACGCGCTGCAACGGGAAAGCGTCCCGACGCTTGTCGATCCGAACGAAGAGCTGGCGCCGCAGACGCTGGAACTGTCTTTATCGGAAGCGGTACAGATCGCCGTGGTCAATCATTATGCCGTGCATATCGCGGAAGCGAAATGGCAGGCGGCCAATGCGGCCGTCAGTGAAATAGCGGCGAAAAAGAATCCGAGTTTTGACTTCCAGTTCGGCGCGTCGAAGTTTAAAGAAAAAAGCCAGACGGTCGCCGTGCCGCATCCGCTCGGACCGGAGCATGCCGCTAAAGTCGACGCGACCGCGCAGGCCGCGTTGAACGCGTTGCAGCTGGTGAACCCGGGAGCGAATTTGACGCTTGAAGATCTGAAAAAAACCGACTTGTATAAAGCTCTCACAACGCAAACGGTACCGATGACTTTTGCGCAGGATCACGGTTTTCAAAATACGCTTTCGGTCACTTGGCCGATTTGGACGGGCGGTCGTGTCGAAAGCGCGGTAGCGGCGGCTCGTTACGGTCGTGACGCGGCGGAGTGGGGCATCTATAAAGAAGAAGCGGATTTGAAATATAAAGTCACGCAAGGCTACTACCAGTTGATGGAAGCGCAACATTTTGCCGACATCGCCGACACCGCCGTGAAAAATCTGACGGAACACGTCAAAAACGTGACGCAGATTTATAATGCGGGCGTGGTGGCGCGGATCGACGTGCTTTCGTCCGAAGTCGCTTTAGCGGATGCGCGAGAAAAACAAATAAAAGCGCAAAACGCCGTGCAACTCGCGCGCGCCAACATGAGCAATCTGTTGCGCCTGCCGACGGTTACGACAGTCGTACCGGATACCAATGAGCTGCCGCATCGCGCGATTACGATCCAACGCGCGCAGGCCATCGACTATGCGTTGGCGCATCGTTGGGAATTACAGCAGGCGGCACTGAATGTCAAAGCCAGTGAAGAAAAATTAAATGTGGCGAAGGCCGGCAATAAACCGACCGTCGCGCTGACGGCGAATATGAGCTGGCAGGACAAAGATTTTCCGGGCTTTGAAAATGAAGACTGGAAAGTCGCCGGCGGTGTGAGTTGGCCGCTCTATGACGGCGGCGCCACTACGGGAAAAGTAAAAGGTGCTAAAGCGGACCTCGCCGCGGCGGAAGAAACCTACTTGCAGGCGCGCGGTCAAATCGAACTGGATGTGACTCAGGCCTACTTGAATATCGGCAGCGCGGAAGAACGGATTCAATCCACCGCGCAGGCGGTAGAGCAGGCGCAGGAAGCGTACAAGATCGCACGCATTCGTTACCGCGCCGGCGTCGGCATCAACTTGGATGTCCTGGATGCGCAGCTCGCGTTGGATCAGGCGCGCACGAATTACATCACCGCGTTGTACGATTACAACACGGGTCTCGCCCGCTTGGAACAGGCGATGGGCGTACCGGCTGTCGTGCGTTACGATGAAAGCGGCAAGGTAATCGCGCCGATCGAACCGATTACGCTGAGCAATGATGAAGCCATCCTGGCGACGCACAAACGACAGGCGGAACAATAA
- a CDS encoding MlaD family protein — translation MKWSTEAKVGAFTLAGLIATAIVLAQLSNFVFFGKKGYDIYGIFPEVNGLAQGNQVRYSGVEVGKVEEVSSLPHGAKVRLRIYEGISIPRDSYFAVEADGVMGEKFIRITPGDLKNGALQPGDTITGGMPGGIDAIMRETNRLLAKTQEAMDSVNKVIGDPVMQEQLRATVANANDMSARMIVLTSSLQQMTDDVNLLLARLDADGKLTADLRATAENFRVTSENARRISSRIGGLKRSSLAMPGEVEMLYNTDKHKTTLNANWRIGNENAFGLIGAEDIGKGTLASLQYGKHNGRWSVRAGLIRGEIGAGADYEIGKGLLTVDAYNLEDSEYRLRARWPVAEDWSAVAQSIFPESAPNGGYYFGVNHTF, via the coding sequence ATGAAGTGGTCAACGGAGGCCAAGGTCGGAGCGTTTACCTTAGCGGGTCTGATCGCGACGGCGATCGTCTTGGCACAACTTTCGAACTTTGTGTTTTTCGGTAAAAAGGGCTACGACATCTACGGCATTTTTCCGGAAGTGAACGGTTTGGCGCAAGGTAATCAGGTGCGCTATTCCGGCGTGGAAGTCGGGAAAGTCGAAGAGGTGTCGTCACTGCCGCATGGCGCGAAAGTGCGGCTGCGCATTTACGAAGGCATTTCGATTCCGAGAGATTCTTATTTCGCGGTCGAAGCGGATGGCGTGATGGGCGAAAAATTTATTCGTATTACGCCCGGCGATTTGAAAAACGGCGCGCTGCAACCGGGGGACACGATCACGGGCGGCATGCCCGGCGGCATTGATGCGATCATGCGGGAAACCAATCGCCTGCTGGCCAAGACGCAGGAAGCAATGGACAGCGTTAACAAAGTGATCGGGGATCCCGTCATGCAGGAACAGCTGCGCGCCACGGTGGCCAACGCCAACGACATGTCGGCGCGGATGATCGTACTGACATCCTCGCTGCAACAGATGACGGACGATGTGAATTTGTTGCTCGCGCGGTTGGATGCCGACGGTAAATTAACCGCCGATTTGCGGGCGACCGCAGAAAACTTTCGCGTGACGAGCGAAAACGCGCGACGGATTTCCAGTCGCATCGGCGGACTCAAACGGTCGTCACTCGCCATGCCCGGCGAAGTCGAGATGTTATATAATACGGATAAGCATAAAACCACACTGAACGCCAATTGGCGCATCGGTAACGAAAATGCGTTCGGCCTGATCGGCGCGGAAGATATCGGTAAAGGTACGCTGGCCAGCTTGCAATACGGTAAACATAACGGCCGCTGGTCGGTACGGGCCGGTTTAATTCGCGGCGAGATCGGAGCGGGGGCTGATTATGAGATCGGCAAAGGCCTGCTCACGGTTGATGCGTATAATTTAGAGGATTCCGAATACCGGTTGCGCGCGCGTTGGCCGGTAGCGGAGGACTGGTCGGCAGTCGCCCAGTCGATTTTCCCGGAAAGCGCGCCTAACGGCGGTTACTATTTCGGTGTCAACCATACTTTTTAA